The following proteins are co-located in the Arctopsyche grandis isolate Sample6627 chromosome 3, ASM5162203v2, whole genome shotgun sequence genome:
- the LOC143909233 gene encoding uncharacterized protein LOC143909233: MNVLLQKCRDFKKRIYVCFIDFEKAFDRVEHDKSIHALNQTGIDAKDIALLKNLYWNQSAVVKVEDLETEKVEISRGVRQGCVLSPMLFNLYSEMVFNQAVDSRIGVKIDSKNTQFSSKIDFNINELRCKYK, from the exons ATGAACGTACTCCTACAAAAGTGTAGGGATTTCAAAAAGAGGATATACGTCTGTTTCATCGACTTTGAAAAAGCATTTGATAGAGTGGAACATGATAAATCAATCCATGCACTAAACCAAACCGGTATAGATGCAAAGGATATCGCTCTTTTGAAGAACCTGTATTGGAACCAATCTGCTGTCGTGAAGGTTGAAGACTTGGAAACCGAAAAAGTAGAAATTAGTCGAGGGGTACGGCAGGGATGTGTATTGTCGCCCATGCTCTTCAATCTGTATTCGGAAATGGTGTTCAACCAGGCAGTCGATAGTCGAATAGGAGTAAAAATAG attctaAAAATACGCAGTTTTCGTCGAAAATTGATTTTAACATAAACGAACTAAgatgtaaatacaaataa